The following nucleotide sequence is from Triticum dicoccoides isolate Atlit2015 ecotype Zavitan chromosome 7B, WEW_v2.0, whole genome shotgun sequence.
GGACATTCCATATTCCCCAGCAAACAGGTGCAATACACATCATATAGAATTTGGACCCGCCCGGCAAGAAAGCATACAGCCATGTCGAGCTTTGCCACAAATTCCTAGGACAATAAGAGGTGCCCAGAATCCTGCCAATAGTTCCCCAGGCCGACTTAGCCACACGAAATGAGAAAAGCAAGTGCTTGGCAGTTGTAACATCACCACAAAAAGAACATAAAGGATTTAGAGGCCAGTTTCTCTTGCCCAAATTATCACGTGTCAGATTTTTTTTTTAGGGAAGACACGTGTCAGAATAGAGTTCTGAAAAACTGACACATAAAGACCTTAATCTTTAGTGAGATGTGCGCTCTCCAAATCCATTGATTGTTAGCCCCAGCAAGCCAATTTTCCAACCACTTATAAACAGATTTGGTTAAAAACGGCTTGTTCTTAGTATGAGCCCAGCTCACCTTATCAGGAATATCATTCAACACCATAGACTCGGAATTTTTTAATCTCCTCCCAATGTGAGAGACTTTAATCATAAAGCCTTCTTCTAAAGGAAAGCCAGCCCAGAGTTTAAAGCATCAGCCACAGTACAATCCTGCCATTGACAAATGTCAAACAAACCAGGATATTGAGCTTCCAAAGTACCCCCAATCATATGAATTTCTCTCAGATTCAAAGTATGAATAATCGAATTAAAAATATCAGATGATTGAGGGAGCGATGTATGTTTATTCTTTTCCCCACAATGTCTCAAAAAATTAAATCACCACATGGGGTACAGCAATACTATTACAAAATTCAGACATCTCAGAAAGAAATTCCAACTTATGCTCATCATGAGCAGCTCCATACACAACTAACACAGCCCACTCCAAATTCAAAGTTTTATGCTTCACACTAAGCTGCATAATATAACACCCTGTCATAGCAGAAAAAGTATCCCAGGTTTCCATCTTAATACCACAAAGAATACCCTGAGACTTCCCAACTGAAGCAATATAGTGCCGATAAAAAAAATCCAGGATCATTCTTTTCTAAAAAAAGTATCATTCTATTTCCTCTTTGTAGTCTCTTAAATTCCCAGGACATCCAGGGGATGAGCATGACTATGTCTTTGATGTAGGAAGACATGCCCTTCTTTCCAACACCCCTACAATTCCAAAATAATGCTCTCATTGTTTTTACAGCTATCAGGGGCTACCAGATCTCCTAGGGGGCAAAGTAGAACTGATATTCTTTTGCTGTCTTCTAGTACAAGGTATAGAAGAGGAGGTAAGAGAAGAAATAGTGACATTTCTCTTAGCAGGAGACTTTTTCTTTTTTCTAGAAACTATACTAAatttctcctcctcttccactACAGTATCATGCCAACTTAGACACAGGGCACAGGGGGGCGACATTTCCATTCCAAGTCATGAATATCTAAACAGTGTTCATTTTTCTTACTAATTTGTTCACTGGATAATTCCAATTCCTTAAGAACATCAATAAAATCAAAATTATCCAGAGGTATATCAACACCCATCATCGATTCTCTAAACATAATCTCCTTATTGGATAGTACAGAAAAGGAATTGCTGGAATTGAATGCAGGATTACCTTCCATATTTCTCTTAGCAAATTCGGCAGCCTTCACATACACCATATCACATTTAGTTCTACAATTACATACGGTATTTGACTCAAGACTTGAAGTCTTGGATACTGGGGCCTATAAACCATATTTGAACCAAAAGGTGTCCATCCAATTCAGAAGCACAACCATGAGGAACACCTATTGAGAACTCCACAAATTTAGTTTCCATTGATCTTAAGCCCCAAGCCGCGAACAATTAACATACAGGACATACGATAGATGATAAACATCATGTCGTAATTTGACAAGAGAAATATTATTGTACTATAAAGAGGGAAGTAACCACTGAGAAGGGTTTTCCAGATCAAAGATACCTTGAGAAAGTAGTTGCACGCAGCAGGAAAAGGCATGTAGAAAGCAAGAACAATCTGCTAGCAGCAGGAAAGGGCTTCCTGGTTAGAGACAAGGACTTGAGGAAATCATCCAAAACTCGTGCCAGCAACAAATGTCAGTTGTTTCCATCTTTCTTGCCCATAGTTTGAGCCCTTGAAATTAAACCTTTCTCTACAAGTATACTGATCTCTGGAGAAGTTCTTTCATCTTTAGACAACTCTTCAACTGCTTTATTTATCAATCCTACCATTTTCAAATCATCACCCTGTGTCATGTCCCTTTGAAGAACCTCTTTCAAAAGTTCACATCCTTTAGTTGTATTCCCATTTGATATCAAAGCATTTATAAAATATAAGCAGGAAAAGGTATCTAACACAAAACCTTTCGTCATCATCTCCTCATAGTAGGTCAGTGCAGTCTCTACTCGACCACACTTGCCCAATCCATTTACAAAAGCAGTATATGCTATCTTATTTGGAGCACAACTTTTAGCACTCATTTTGTGCCACAAAACAATGGCTTCGTCAGGTCTTCCAGCACTGCAGAATCCATCTATCAAGCTTGTGTATGTAACTACTGTGGGCGACTTTTCTTCATCAACCATTTTATTTAAGCAATCAACAGCTTTTTCAATATTGCCAGACTTGCACCAAACATCAATCATAAGATTGTAGGTAACAACAGAAGGAAACAGACCCTTCTCCAACATCTCTTCCATAATTTTTTGCGCCTCATTCAATTTACCTGATACACGGAACCCGTTTATCAAGATATTATGTGCTACCACATCAGGAAGATAAAATTTGGCAGAAATGTCACGGAAGAGTCCTAAAGCATTGTCCACCTCACCGGTTTTACACAGTCCATTCATGGCTGCGGAGTATGTCACGATATCAGGAAGAAAACCCATTTTGAGCATTTCCTCTAGAAAGCCAAGAGCTTCTGTTATCCTGCCACTGAAGCAAAGCTGTTGCACCATCTCTGTGCAGTTCTTTATCCATGGTTTATGTCCATTGGTGCACATCTCCCTCAGTAAATCAAAGGCACCATTTGGATCCTTTCTCCTACAAATGCCATAAAATAATGAATTATATGTGAactccgaaggaatcacaccaagaTCCTTCATTTGGTTAAACAATTTGTATCCTTCATCCAACCTATCTAAATTGCACAACTCATGGATCAAATCATTAAACATCAATAGCTTTCCCTTGCTGCCAAAGCCAACCATATCCTTTACGAGAGCTAAGGCATCATCCAGCTTCTTAACCTTACAAAGGCCACACACAACAATATTGAAGGAATCAGAGTTTGGCTTCACATCCTGCACAATATCGAACACATGTGCACCAACAGTCAAACCATCACTAATCCCCTGAACACCACGTAACCTTGAGGTGAGCAACTGATAAGCTGCTTCTACCTGCCCGTGGTTAACAAGACCTTGTAGAACCACATTGTACAGTGTGGTAACATCACTGGGTTTCAACTTCCCAGCATTTTCAATGATAAACGGGCCAACAATGTCAAAATCTCCTTCATGAATGAAAGCCTCAATCATATTCTTGAGTAAGCGGACATCAGGAACAACCTCACTGCTCTTCATTACCTCAAATATTTTCACCGCCTTTCCTATTTGCTTCTGCCTGCAGAGACCCTCAATTAACACGCCGTACATTGGCAAATCGGCAACATAACCATAAGTGGCCATCTTGTCAAACATCTCGATGGCCTTGTCGATCCTGCGCTGTTTTGCAAACCCATGGACCAGCACGCTAAGTGTCCTCTCACTCGGCCTCATCCCCAACACTTCCATCCTCCCCACGAGGTCAACCGCCCCGTCCACCTTCCCCCACTTGCTGAACGCCACCGCCAGCATCGTCAGCACATGCTCGTCCACCCACCCATGCTGGCTCATCCTTTGGAACACGTCGTTGGCGTCATCTGGACGGCCTGCATTGCAGTAGCACTGCAGGAGTGAGGTGAGGGTGTACTTGTCGACACTTCCATCCCCGCATTTCACCAGCATCTCCTGGAGCCTTGCCTCCGCGTCGTCTGCGCGGCCGGCCTTAGCCAGCGCGTCAAGAAGGCAGTTGAAGGTGTATGAGTTGGGAGTGCAGCTAAGGCGCGCCCTCGCGCTGTCAAAGACACGAGAGGCAGTGTCAGGAAGCCCGGCGTCGCCGAGGCAGCGGAGGAGGAACCCCAGCGCGCCGGGCGTCATGGGGCAGCCCGCGGCGAGCGCGTCGGCGGCAAGGCGGTCGAGGTgggcgggctggcggcggcgcaGGAGCGAGGCCATGGCGTTGAACGAGTAGCAGGAGTGGCGGAAGCCCGGCTGCTCGTCGGCCCAGCGGAAGAAGTCGAGCGCGTGGCGCCAGGAGGGGAGCCGCGCGATGACGGATTCCACCGCGGGCGCGGTGAggtgggcggcgaggcggcggaggcgctcccCGTCGCGGGAGGCGCGCGGGCGGGAGAATTCGTCGAGCAGGTGGTGGGCAAGGTAGGACGGGGAGGCGGACGCGGTCTCCGCTGCCAGTGGGAGAACAGTAGTGAAGGACTTGAAGGAGGAGGAAGACGTCGGCGCGCCGGCGATGCGCCGGAGAGCCATCTAGACGGCCGGATTTTACGCAGCGGACTGGAGGCGGAAGGTGGACGCTACGCTGTCGGCAGCGCCGGTGGACTCTCGGGTTCTTTTCTCCAAGGGAACGGTGGTTGGGCCATCTCAAACGTGGCGTTCCCCGGATGACCCACACGTGGCATGCCTAGGCTTTTCCCAAGTGTTCTAGCGAAGCCAAATTTTGGTGCTAGCGTTTATTTCTAAATCTATTTCTTAATTTAGACGGACATTGTTCAGTCTTGTTTTCTTTTCTTATATTTTAAATATTAAAAATTAAAATAATGAAAGATAAATACCACATTGTGTCAATGACTTGAAAAATAAACATTTGAATGCAACAACAATTCAAATACGACATTACAATTCAAATTTAGTTTATTCAGACACATGTTTAGTCGTGCATATGAAACACTCATAAATGCTCAATTAGATCATTCTGAAGTTGTGTATGAGTTTCTCGATTATAAATAAGATGATGCATTTAAAGAAATTGCTCAAACGCTGTTGAATTCTGCTATGCAAGTTGGACAGGATCATATGTTAAAAAATTCAGagcgaaatgccttctccttatgcTCCGCATCAAGTTGTGCATAATTACACAAAGAGTCAATTACATCGATGGTGCTAAAATTTGGCGTAAACGGTCACTTTAGTGCTAGAATTTGTGGCATACATTAAAGTGGCGCAAAAACTTGGCTTAGGCGTGCAAATACGGTGCTAATCACGTTTATATACGCCCGCAACACTGACGAGCCCTGCCAGCATGGCATGGAGCCCATTGTCAGTGACCAAACAATGAAGACAAGGCGTGTGGGTTTTTCCTTTTTCCTAGAAACCCCCTTTTTTTTCACCAAAAAGACCCTGACAGGCGTGTCCTAGCTGTCAGCAGAAAAAAAAATTGAACGGAAAAGGATGCGCTTAGGTTTCAAACCAGCGACCTTCAATTTAACGTGTCCGCTGCTAACCACTTGACAAAAATCATGCTCGTTGTCTGAAAAGGATACACAACCTTATATTCTTTAATATTTTTAGGTGAATATTCTTTAATTAaacaacacaaatttgcaaaggtTTGTTACTCTTTACGTTTTTTAGACAATGCTACAATTTATGTCTATAACAAAACGTGCTCATGGGCCAAAACTGACAACAGTTTGTCAGTTAGTGTGACCCATTTTTAATATGTTactattttattttcatttttgcaGTTTGTAAAAAAGTTAATTTTAACTATAAATAACATACATATAATTTTAAATATGCATTCATTTGAGGAACAACAGTCTTCTTACATATATTTATAGTTATAGTTATATTTTTTCTGAAAACACACAAACTTTATTAGAAAACATCTGACAAAAAAACCTTTATTACCGACCTTAGTGGTGCAAGATGGAGATTGCTGGTTGTTTTCGTTGTTTCTTTGTAATTAGTTGTTCATGTATAACACCGTAGGTAGGTATTCCTTTACTTGTATGTACAGAACCTTTTCCTTTGAGTTTTAATTAAAAACTATGAGGTTGTTGCCCCACAGTATTCAGTCAACAAAAAACCTTTATTAAAATCACATGAACACTTTTAAAACAACATAATTATTTTAATGACTGGACACTTTTATATACTACtaaattaatattttatttaaaacaTGGAAATATTTGTACTTATATAAGAATTTATTTACATATACATTTTTCTATCAATGACTTTAATTTTTTATTTAAAATGTGCAAACACTTTTAAAATTATAATTTAATTTATGATTTTTTATTAATATAATAGATGAACATTTTATGAAACTACATGAGCATTTACTTAacactatttattttatttataggtATATTATTTAAAACTATAATTCCATTTTTAGTAAATTTTCGAAAAAACATTTTGAAAATGTTAAAATAAAACAAATGGTACGCTCAGACTTCGAGTCTCTGCGGCTGCATCATTTTTAtgatatttttctattttttgttatTCAACTAAGGATATATAGCTTGTGTTTcctttttttttgtgaaaatataGCTTGTGTTTCCTTAATGTacactagtaagcttgcacgtgcaatgcacgtctcaaTCAAAGCAGCTTATTAAAATCACATGAGTATTGAATTCTTAATTCATATTCTAGAAATTTGGGGGAAAAGAATATCTATAGTGCCTGATGATCCCGCATGTCTAAAGGTCAAGTAATGCAAACCATCAATTATCTTTTGATGATGTCATTTGAAGTTCAAGAATACCAAAATGATTGTATAGTAAAGATTTTAGGATATCTAATTTTTCTTGTCTGAACTTGAAGGACTTATAATAGGTATAGGTATTGTCCAAGTGAACATGACTGCAAATTTttaataaatataaaaaaatagTTGTCCTGGAAAAACTAAACCCGTTCCCTCTTGGGTTTCGTGCTACATGTTATCATCACAAGTTGAATTGTTGGGCTTGACTACAAACGCCACCAGTGGGAACGCGGCAAGCTAGAAGAGTTCGCCAGTAGTCATGACTATTTTGCTCCCATTCTGAGTTTGTCTCATCTCATGTAGTGCAACATATTCATGTACAAAAATGAAGAAATTTAATTTAACATTTTTGTATGACACAGGTGGCATGCAGCAAGCACAGTTTCTCTAAGCTAAGCTTAGCTCTGGAATGATTAAACATGAATTAAACTTTTCATATCAACATCCTAACTGTGGAGAAAATTCTAGTCTTCTAGAATGATAAACTGTGCAATAAGGTAAAAAGCCCTTAGTACAGCATGCGCTAGAATAATAATTGGTTAGCTAACCAGGAAAAAAAACACGCGAAATTTAGGAAGACAAAAGCCACACAAAATAAATTTCTGGTGAGATGAATATACCCTTAGGAAAATAAATCGCACCAATATCATGATGGACACACAAGTGGCAGGTTTAAAATGAAGCAAATGCATAATGTGATGCAACTATTAGTACATATTGCATTTGAAGCAACCTTATGTCAATTAACTCGCAAAAGAGGGGGACAAAACATACTGAAAATGCTAAATACTCGAATTTCCATGATAGCGATAGTGACTCACTTCCTGTGTAATGAAACTTCAGAGGTGTTCTTTAGAAAGTAAATGATTAGGTGCAAACCTGAAATACAGATACGAAATAGTCAAGTTATCTGTCATCATGGTTATCGAATCACGTAATGAAAAGCATGGAAGAAAGATAAGAAAAGTGCTTTCATTATGTATTGGAATATGAAATAGTTGTTCTGACTAAGCTTTTTAAGTGTAAGAAATGAACAGCATATCTTGCAAACTCTATACACAACATGCCTGCCCTATTTGGCTGCTGAACTTAAGCCCCTCCGTCCATTTTAGAGCCCCATTCTTAAAATAAAACAGGGTTATTGTTCATGCATAAAAATCCGACCATTCTACAAAGGGGGAGTGGTAATTAAAAACTAATTCAGGAGCTATTATCAATATAAAATAAGAAGAAAAGAGAGAAATTTATTGTTAGCACTAATTCTGTACAATGTAAACTTGTCATAGTCTGGATCCTCCTTTATTTGGCCACTATTAGCAAAAAGTAGATCTATTTTTGTTGCAATTATTAACAAACGTATTATTAGACCACAAATTAAATCGTCTTGCTGTTTAACATGTATGGCCACAAGCCCTAGcagcaaaataaaagaaaaaaaatagttgtTGCAGCTAATTGTCGAAACTGCATGTATACATAGaacagaaaaaaatagcaaaaaatggCAAAAGGTGCACTGATGATGGGCATATCTTTCCCCAGTTGACATGTGGAAATTGTTGTCAATGATAGGACCAAATGCACTGGCCAATTTGTGCCAGCAACTATGAATCAAAAATGGAAAAATAGACTCACCTGATTGAGCATCGAACGACAAAGAATACAGCTGCAAATACTCCACGGATAATGGCGCAGAGCATTGCGTAATACATGATTTATCTAGTTATTATCTAGTTACGGCTGGTGTAGGAACTTATTCTGAATTTTCTGAAACCCAAAGGCAAATTTCAAACAAACTTCCTCCAATCTAGAAATCTAGAAAGCCCGACCAGTCCGAAAAGAGATACTGTAATTAAAAGAAAAAAACATATATGCATCAATACAGAGGGAGTTCTGTTTACGACAACGCATGAAAAATATAATGCATTAGTGCTACATCCCTGTAATAGCATCTATATGACAACCATATAGAGATTTGAACAATAAAAATGAATGATAAAGGGATCTACATGAAGCAATACAATGGTGTAGGATCATGGAGAAAAGTAAAATATCTGGGAACTTCAATCTTGCAGGCACACATAG
It contains:
- the LOC119340365 gene encoding putative pentatricopeptide repeat-containing protein At5g08310, mitochondrial isoform X2, which codes for MALRRIAGAPTSSSSFKSFTTVLPLAAETASASPSYLAHHLLDEFSRPRASRDGERLRRLAAHLTAPAVESVIARLPSWRHALDFFRWADEQPGFRHSCYSFNAMASLLRRRQPAHLDRLAADALAAGCPMTPGALGFLLRCLGDAGLPDTASRVFDSARARLSCTPNSYTFNCLLDALAKAGRADDAEARLQEMLVKCGDGSVDKYTLTSLLQCYCNAGRPDDANDVFQRMSQHGWVDEHVLTMLAVAFSKWGKVDGAVDLVGRMEVLGMRPSERTLSVLVHGFAKQRRIDKAIEMFDKMATYGYVADLPMYGVLIEGLCRQKQIGKAVKIFEVMKSSEVVPDVRLLKNMIEAFIHEGDFDIVGPFIIENAGKLKPSDVTTLYNVVLQGLVNHGQVEAAYQLLTSRLRGVQGISDGLTVGAHVFDIVQDVKPNSDSFNIVVCGLCKVKKLDDALALVKDMVGFGSKGKLLMFNDLIHELCNLDRLDEGYKLFNQMKDLGVIPSEFTYNSLFYGICRRKDPNGAFDLLREMCTNGHKPWIKNCTEMVQQLCFSGRITEALGFLEEMLKMGFLPDIVTYSAAMNGLCKTGKLNEAQKIMEEMLEKGLFPSVVTYNLMIDVWCKSGNIEKAVDCLNKMVDEEKSPTVVTYTSLIDGFCSAGRPDEAIVLWHKMSAKSCAPNKIAYTAFVNGLGKCGRVETALTYYEEMMTKGFVLDTFSCLYFINALISNGNTTKGCELLKEVLQRDMTQGDDLKMVGLINKAVEELSKDERTSPEISILVEKGLISRAQTMGKKDGNN
- the LOC119340365 gene encoding putative pentatricopeptide repeat-containing protein At5g08310, mitochondrial isoform X1: MALRRIAGAPTSSSSFKSFTTVLPLAAETASASPSYLAHHLLDEFSRPRASRDGERLRRLAAHLTAPAVESVIARLPSWRHALDFFRWADEQPGFRHSCYSFNAMASLLRRRQPAHLDRLAADALAAGCPMTPGALGFLLRCLGDAGLPDTASRVFDSARARLSCTPNSYTFNCLLDALAKAGRADDAEARLQEMLVKCGDGSVDKYTLTSLLQCYCNAGRPDDANDVFQRMSQHGWVDEHVLTMLAVAFSKWGKVDGAVDLVGRMEVLGMRPSERTLSVLVHGFAKQRRIDKAIEMFDKMATYGYVADLPMYGVLIEGLCRQKQIGKAVKIFEVMKSSEVVPDVRLLKNMIEAFIHEGDFDIVGPFIIENAGKLKPSDVTTLYNVVLQGLVNHGQVEAAYQLLTSRLRGVQGISDGLTVGAHVFDIVQDVKPNSDSFNIVVCGLCKVKKLDDALALVKDMVGFGSKGKLLMFNDLIHELCNLDRLDEGYKLFNQMKDLGVIPSEFTYNSLFYGICRRKDPNGAFDLLREMCTNGHKPWIKNCTEMVQQLCFSGRITEALGFLEEMLKMGFLPDIVTYSAAMNGLCKTGEVDNALGLFRDISAKFYLPDVVAHNILINGFRVSGKLNEAQKIMEEMLEKGLFPSVVTYNLMIDVWCKSGNIEKAVDCLNKMVDEEKSPTVVTYTSLIDGFCSAGRPDEAIVLWHKMSAKSCAPNKIAYTAFVNGLGKCGRVETALTYYEEMMTKGFVLDTFSCLYFINALISNGNTTKGCELLKEVLQRDMTQGDDLKMVGLINKAVEELSKDERTSPEISILVEKGLISRAQTMGKKDGNN